The following is a genomic window from Oncorhynchus masou masou isolate Uvic2021 unplaced genomic scaffold, UVic_Omas_1.1 unplaced_scaffold_3891, whole genome shotgun sequence.
cacacacaaatacatttagGAGCACAATAAAAAAGATTTGAGGTAATAAAGCCAGAATCCTTCATTTTTCTAGGCGCACTGGTGCTCCTAAATAAAATGTCCAGGTTGCACAACAAAATATTTAAGAGCATATGCAAGTAAAATGGTTGCACTGTAGAGCCCTgctgtgagagaaacagagaaatacAGGTAGGTAACTCGGCTCCGGAAGGATCCCTGCCTGGCACTTGGTGCTCCCAAAGAGCAAGAAGTATGATCTAACAAATCTAGGTGTGATATAATCTAACATGTCTAGGTgtgatataatctaacacgtctaggtgtgatataatctaacacgtctaggtgtgatataatctaacacgtctaggtgtgatataatctaacacgtctaggtgtaatataatctaacacgtctaggtgtaatataatctaacacgtctaggtgtgatataatctaacacgtctaggtgtgatataatctaacacgtctaggtgtaatataatctaacacgtctaggtgtaatataatctaacacgtctaggtgtgatataatctaacacgtctaggtgtgatataatctaacacgttaggtgtaatataatctaacacgtctaggtgtaatataatctaacacgtctaggtgtaatataatctaacacgtctaggtgtaatataatctaacacattgaggtgtaatataatctaacacgtctaggtgtgatataatctaacacgtctaggtgtaatataatctaacacgtctaggtgtaatataatctaacacattgaggtgtaatataatctaacacgtctaggtgtgatataatctaacacgtctaggtgtaatataatctaacacgtctaggtgtaatataatctaacacgtctaggtgtgatataatctaacacgcactaggtgtaatataatctaacacgtctaggtgtaatataatctaacacgtctaggtgtaatataatctaacacgtctaggtgtaatataatctaacacgtctaggtgtgatataatctaacacgtctaggtgtgatataatctaacacgtctaggtgtgatataatctaacacgtctaggtgtgatataatctaacacgtctaggtgtaatataatctaacacgtctaggtgtgatataatctaacacgtctaggtgtgatataatctaacacgtctaggtgtgatataatctaacacgtctaggtgtgaTATAATCTAACACATTgaggtgtaatataatctaacacgtctaggtgtgatataatctaacacgtctaggtgtaatataatctaacacgtctaggtgtaatataatctaacacgtctaggtgtaatataatctaacacgtctaggtgtaatataatctaacacgtctaggtgtaatataatctaacacgtctaggtgtgatataatctaacacgtctaggtgtatataatctaacacgtctaggtgtaatataatctaacacgtctaggtgtaatataatctaacacgtctaggtgtaatataatctaacacgtctaggtgtgatataatctaacacgtctaggtgtgatataatctaacacgtctaggtgtaatataatctaacacgtctaggtgtaatataatctaacacgtctaggtgtgatataatctaacacgtctaggtgtgatataatctaacacgtctaggtgtaatataatctaacacgtctaggtgtaatataatctaacacgtctaggtgtgatataatctaacacgtctaggtgtgatataatctaacacgtctaggtgtaatataatctaacacgtctaggtgtaatataatctaacacgtctaggtgtaatataatctaacacgtctaggtgtaatataatctaacacgtctaggtgtaatataatctaacacgtctaggtgtaatataatcacgtctaggtgtaatataatctaacacgtctaggtgtgatataatctaacacgtctaggtgtaatataatctaacacgtctaggtgtaatataatctaacacgtctaggtgtaatataatctaacacgtctaggtgtgatataatctaacacgtctaggtgtaatataatctaacacgtctaggtgtaatataatctaacacgtctaggtgtaatataatctaacacgtctaggtgtgatataatctaacacgtctaggtgtgatataatctaacacgtctaggtgtaatataatcacgtctaggtgtaatataatctaacacgtctaggtgtaatataatctaacacgtctaggtgtaatataatctaacacgtctaggtgtgatataatctaacacgtctaggtgtaatataatctaacacgtctcagtctaggtgtaatataatctaacacgtctaggtgtaatataatctaacacgtctaggtgtaatataatctaacacgtctaggtgtaatataatctaacacgtctaggtgtaatataatctaacacgtctaggtgtaatataatctaacacgtctaggtgtaatataatcacgtctaggtgtaatataatctaacacgtctaggtgtgatataatctaacacgtctaggtgtaatataatctaacacgtctaggtgtaatataatctaacacgtctaggtgtaatataatctaacacgtctaggtgtaatataatcacgtctaggtgtaatataatctaacacgtctaggtgtaatataatctaacacgtctaggtgtaatataatctaacacgtctaggtgtaatataatctaacacgtctaggtgtaatataatctaacacgtctaggtctaatataatctaacacgtctaggtgtgatataatctaacacgtctaggtctaatataatctaacacgtctaggtgtgatataatctaacacgtctaggtgtgatataatcacgtctaggtgtaatataatctaacacgtctaggtgtaatataatctaacacgtctaggtgtaatataatctaacacgtctaggtgtaatataatctaacacgtctaggtgtaatataatctaacacgtctaggtgtaatataatctaacacgtctaggtgtgatataatctaacacgtctaggtgtaatataatctaacacgtctcgGTGTAATATTATCGAACATGTCTGGTGATCAACACACAGCCAATCAGACACTAACACATGGCAGGTGATCAACACACAGCCAATCAGACACCAACACATGACAGGTGATTAACACACAGCCAATCAGACACTAACACATGTCAGGTGATCAACACACAGCCAATCAGACACCAACACATGGCAGGTGATCAACACACAGCCAATCAGACACTAACACATGACAGGTGATCAACACACAGCCAATCAGACACCAACACATGTCAGGTGATCAACACACAGCCAATCAGATACCAACACATGTCAGGTGATCAACACACAGCCAATCAGATACCAACACATGTCAGGTGATCAACACACAGCCAATCAGACACCAACACATGTCAGGTGATCAACACACAGCCAATCAGATACCAACACATGTCAGGTGATCAACACACAACCAATCAGATACCAACACATGTCAGGTGATCAACACACAGCCAATCAAACACCAACACATGTCAGGTGATCAACACACAGCCAATCAGACACCAACACATGTCAGGTGATCAACACACAGCCAATCAAACACCAACATGTCAGGTGATCAACACACAGCCAATCAGACACCAACACATGACAGCAGTGGAAACAGAAGAGCCAGAAGACTGGTAGGTCGTGTAGCTCTGCTCTTGGGCTCCCTGCTCATCGTTCCTGGCTGGTGCCTggacatacagtagatatatctgcCATCTCATTACTGTGTAGATGTGAGTTTGGGGAGTGTCATTAGGACTGGCCCCCCTCGGTTAAAGACACACTGTTACAGAAGCTAGCCGGCTGCTTTAACGTTTCATTAGAGCTTGCGAATAAACAGTGGGCCTGTGGAGATGTAAACTGGGAGAGGATGAACGGTAGGGAGGATTGTGACACGTGAaccacagagagacactgaggttgGAACACAGAATGAATGACTATATAATATGAAGGTCTTTGGATGCCATTAGGAGTCTGTGCTGTTCAGTGGGCCTGTGGAGATGTCAACTGGGAGAGGATGAACGGTAGGGAGGATTGTGACACGTGAACCaagagagggaggttggaaggCTTTCTATTCTATTCCAATTTATTATCTCCCATTCTACTCTGTGCTGTCCTCAAAATGTGAACTGTTAGAGAATGAATGGTGGGGAGGAGGAGTCTAACACTTGAACCATTGTCAAGACTGGTAGGTTGGAACCATTAGAACGGTGGTATTCAAAGTCGGGGGGCaacaggggaactgcagtggggttCGCCCCCAAAACAATGTATAATAAGATACGTTTTTTTAGAAAGATGATTTGACTGAGTAAATTAATTTATTGGTTTTGTTTTCATTTTGATAAgagatgaaaatgtaatgaagGTTATTCATCGCTGTAAAAATCAACATGTGTTATTAGATTTGGGGTGGCGATACATTCTGAAAATGTTTGAGATCCAATATAATACTTTGTGTTCTGTGTTTAATTATTTGGTTTAAAGATAGtcattatattatataatataatgactatgtgtgtgtgtgtttctatgggtCGGGAGGCTTTCCATGCGGATCTAAAACTGGTTCTAAAAACATTTAGGAGACAACAAGTCCAAGAAAATAATATTGGACTGGTGACTACAGCCTGGTGAACACAGCCTGGTGAACACAGCCCGGTGACTACAGCCCGGTGACTACGGTGACTACAGCCTGGTGACTACAGCCTGGTGACTACAGCCCGGTGACTACAGCCCGGTGACTACAGCCCGGTGAACACAGCCCGGTGAACACAGCCCGGTGAACACAGCCCGGTGAACACAGCCCGGTGAACACAGCCCGGTGAACACAGCCCGGTGAACACAGCCCGGTGAACACTAAGCCCGGTGAACACAGCCCGGTGAACACAGCCCGGTGAACACAGCCTGGTGGACTACAGCCCAGTGACTACAGCATATGGCTGGCTATATTTCATTTGGACAGGTGTACGTGTTTCTTGAAGTATTAGATGTTTGGTAGTGACACTTCTTAAAAATACATGAAGATTTACCAACTTGCTCCCTCATTTTCTCCAGAATGCTTGCAGACAGACTACTCACCATGTGGCCGTAGTGTGGAGAGGGATGCAATCCATCAAAAAGGTGGACAGCATTTTTTTTTGAGAAAGAtgtttaaaaataaacaaaactaaTAAATAGATCAGCATTGTTAAATGTATTGATAGAACAACTCAAGATGTTGTAAAGATGTAAAAAAATCTAATCATGAATTGCTTATTTTTCAAACAAAGTTTAGGAGTCAGGGTTTGGGACAGCCACCTCTCAATAGAAATCAGTGTATAAACAATGCAGTTTAATTATATTCATGTAACAATATATTTGTTATTGCCTCAGATTTAATTAGACCATATACTGACGTAAATACATTTCCTACGTTTTTTAGGGGTGGTACTGCAATTTGCACCAGTTCTGTAGAAAAtacctacatagggaatagggaaccatttgggatgcacattaAATGATGTGTTGACTCATAATCAGTGTGTCTCTTCCTAGTTACTGTATGGAACAGATGACAAGATGAGCATAGTTCTTCATCACAGGTAGGTGGGTCGgtgggtcggtcggtcggtcggtcggtagGTGGGTCGGTCGGTAGGTGGGTCGGTCGGTtggtaggtgggtaggtgggtaggtaggtaggtcggTGAGTAGGTAGGTTGGTGTCTTTCCAGCCGGTAAagagagatgacagtgttacaTTATCAGCACACTTATAGAATATTCATTGTTCAATATCTCTTTACTCTCCGATGGAACACCGTATTGGAACCGGTTCAAACTGGAAAATCCATTTAACTTCTCAGTGAAAAGTGAAATGACAGACCTGCTTCTGGTTCGATGCGGACctgaaagtgtgtttgtgtgtctcacctTGAGTGGTCTGAGGGCAGATCCAACCTTGgtgcagcagtgactctctgcTATCTCCAGGTGCCTGCCCCTCCTCTGGAGCACCTAAAGGACCTCAATGAAAACAAGTCTCAATGTTCTGTTGTTCCCGAAACAAGCAGTTAATAAGCCCTGAGAGATATGAGCCTTGTCTGTGCCAGAACGGACCAGTCTTTGTTCCATTCTCAGTGTTGTTACTTATGAATCTTGTCTTGGATGTCAGGTTTTTTAATTGTTATATAAACAAATTGAAACAGAGAGCGATGTTTATAAACAGGGTAAGGTGCCCGGGGACAATAGTTTGGTTAAACAGTACAAATACGACCTACGCAGATGGATCAACATGGTGAAACCCAAGTACAGGGACAAAGTAGAGGAGCAATTCATCGGGTCGGACACAAGTCGTACGTGACAGGGGCTCCTAACGGTCACGGAGTATAAAAACTAATCCAGCCACATTAAGGTCACCACCGCCACCCAACCGAAGGAGCTGAACACCGTTTTCTCCCGGTTTCAGCACAATGACCCTGTGCTGCCAATGAGAGCCGCCGAGGACAACGTGGTCTACACGGAGGACCTATGGAAGTCATTtgaacgtgttaaccctcgcaagactgCCGGCCACCATCATCCCTGTTCCTAGAACGAAAAAGTAACTCAACTGAATGACTATCGAccaatagcactcacttccgtcatcatgaagtgcttctaGAGGCCAGTCAAGGTTCAGATCAACTCCTCCTTCCCCAACACACTGGACCGTCTACAGTTCACCTTCTGCCCTGACAGATCCACGGACCAGGCAATCTGCACCGCACATGACTCTCTTCTCCCCACacctgtgtcctgtgtggctcagtcggtagagcatggcgcttggacTCTCTTTTCCCTGGGACCACCCACCACCTCACAAAAGCGGTCACTTCACCCTGctgcccccacccccccaccccaacagACTTTTACTCTGCCCCCACCCCAACGGCATTAATCACCGTTGCAGTTGTTAATATGCATACTATAGATACATGTTTTTCTAATGCATTGGACTTGGTCCCCCCACCTCCTCAATGGTCATGCTGCTCCCCCTATTGTCATAGTCTTTACTCTGCCTGCACCCTAACGGACATGTATTCATCATCCCTGCTACAGTTCTGAATTTACACtgatatttatattgtatttaggACCATGTTCATGATTTATTTCACTTggtcctgcatgttggagctcagAGCCTAAGATTTCTactgtaccctgcaatcacacCTGTAACCCTGAACATGTGACTATAAGACACTTTGAATCTGAACAACAATCCCACCTGTAACCCTGAACATGTGACTATTAGACACTTTGAATCTGAACAACAATCCCACCTGTAACCCTGAACATGTGACTATTAGACACTTTGAATCTGAACAACAATCACACCTGTAACCCTgaacatgtgactattaaacattCTGAATCTGAACAACAATCCCACCTGTAACCCTGAACATGTGACTATTAGACACTGAATCTGAACAACAATCCCACCTGTAGCTTGTCCTCAAACTCCTGGAGGTTACGACGGTCCCGCGACGACAGAGGACGCCCGTCCTCACACtggagacaaacacacaaacagacaaagAGGAGGTATGAGAGGACTGTAGGTGTTCTACAGTTTCAACAGTCTGAAGGTATGAGAGGACTGTAGGTGTTCTACAGTTTCAACAGTCTGAAGGTATGAGAGGACTGTAGGTGTTCTACAGTTTCAACAGTCTGAAGGTATGAGAGGACTGTAGGTGTTCTCCAGTTTCAACAGTCTGAAGGTATGACAGAACTGTAGGTGTTCTACAGTTTCAACAGTCTGAAGGTATGAGAGGACTGTAGGTGTTCTCCAGTTTCAACAGTCTGAAGGTATGAGAGGACTGTAGGTGACAGTTCCAACAGTCTGAAGGTAGGTGTTCTACAGTTTCAACAGTCTGAAGGTATGAGAGGACTGTAGGTGTTCTCCAGTTTCAACAGTCTGAAGGTATGACAGAACTGTAGGTGTTCTACAGTTTCAACAGTCTGAAGGTATGAGAGGACTGTAGGTGTTCTACAGTTTCAACAGTCTGAAGGTAtgagaggactgtaggtgaaggTATGAGAGGACTGTAGGTGTTCTACAGTTTCAACAGTCTGAAGGTAGGTAGGTGTTCTACAGTTTCAACAGTCTGAAGGTATGAGAGGACTGTAGGTGTTCTACAGTTTCAACAGTCTGAAGGTATGAGAGGACTGTAGGTGTTCTACAGTTTCAACAGTCTGAAGGTATGAGAGGACTGTAGGTGTTCTACAGTTTCAACAGTCTGAAGGTATGAGAGGACTGTAGGTGTTCTACAGAACAGTCTGACTGTAGGTGTTCTACAGTTTCAACAGTCTGAAGGTATGAGAGGACTGGTGTTCTACAGGTCTGAAGGTTGAGAGGACTGTAGGTGTTCTACAGTTTCAACAGTCTGAAGGTATGAGAGGACTGTAGGTGTTCTACAGTTCTCTGAAGGTATGAGAGGACTGTAGTTTCTACAAACAGTCTGAAGGTATGAGAGGACTGTAGGTGTTCTACAGTTTCAACAGTCTGAAGGTATGAGAGGACTGTAGGTGTTCTACAGTTCCAACAGTCTGAAGGTATGAGAGGACTGTAGGTGTTCTACAGTTTCAACAGTCTGAAGGCATGACAGAACTGTAGGTGTTCTACAGTTCCAACAGTCTGAAGGTATGAGAGGACTGTAGGTGTTCTACAGTTCCAACAGTCTGAAGGTATGAGAGAACTGTAGGTGTTCTACAGTTTCAACAGTCTGAAGGCATGAGAGGACTGTAGGTGACAGTTCCAACAGTCTGAGGGTATGAGAGGACTGTAGGTGTTCTAAGTCTGAAGGTATGAGAGGACTGTAGGTGTTCTACAGTTCCAACAGTCTGAAGGTATGAGAGGACTGTAGGTGTTCTACAGTTTCAACAGTCTGAAGGTATGAGAGGACTGTAGGTGTTCTCCAGTTTCAACAGTCTGTTTCAACAGTCTGAACTGTAGGTGTTCTACAGTATGAGAGGACTGTAGGTGTTCTACAGTTTCTGAAGGTATGAGAGGACTGTAGGTGTTCTACAGTTTCAACAGTCTGAAGGCATGACAGAACTGTAGGTGTTCTACAGTTTCAACAGTCTGAAGGTATGAGAGGACTGTAGGTGTTCTCCAGTTTCAACAGTCTGGCTCTGGAGGGAAGGGGTTTTAATAGGGGAGTGAGGAGACGCCCCTTTCCATTTTTTTAACACCCTTCGTCACAAGTTATAATAATGCAAGCTCAGTAAAGCTCAGTAAAGCTCAATCAGGCTTAAATAGAGCATTTGAAATGATTTCCAATAgtttttgaacccaggtctggctgCATGCCACCAGCTCACGTCAGCTCTGTGGCATCACCTACAACAGGGACCAATGGGACCAATGGCAGACTGGCTTTTAGTCATCAACCTCCACATTCCTTACAGCCAGAGGTCATAACAAAATCCATCCCATTCTTATTTAAAAACAACCCCCCCCCATTTTCACCACAATAGATATGCAGCTGTATGGTTTTCAGCGTTGGTGATGACTGAGACCCACCTTGGCTTTGATCTTTtccatctggtgttcaacctcTTCAATATCTTCAGTGTTCTCCAGACGCTCGTACACCACACTGCGTGTCCCTTTAATCAGGTTCAACGGCAGCACTGACATACCATACGCCTGTAGAGAATGAATAATAACAGATTATTCAATAACATAGTATAACAATAACATAGTACTACACTGATATACCATACACCTGTAGAGAATGAATAATAACAGATTATTCAATAACATAGTATAACAATAACATAGTACTACACTGATATACCATACGCCTGTAGAGAATGAATAATAACAGATGTTTAATAATAAATAACATAGTATAACAATAACATAGTATTAATAACAGATGAATATACCATACGCCTGTAGAGAATGAATAATAACagatgtttaataacatagtataACAATAACATAGTACTACACTGATATACCATACGCCTGTagaggcaatcagcagttgaaacaatcaTAAAGCCCCCCTGTGTCCCGAATGACACTCCATtatatacttttgaccagggcccacaggggtgcactatgtagggaatagggtgccatttgggacgcagacatgaAACAGACCGTTTCCATCACATTATTACAGTGGTGCCAAGGCCCTTTAGTGTCTGTGAATCTGTAGCACGTGTATGTGAACACACCTACCACCTACTACCTATACTCCATGACGCATGACTGTACAGAGTGGAGATGTATAGGGAGCAATACCACACACAGCTATATCACGTTACAGCTGTACCCCTCCGGCTCCATGTCATTCTTTAAATGGTGCAATTCGCAATTTTGCTGCACGGAGCTTATGTGTGAATCTGCAGCCAGCAACCATTTTGTGTGTAGAGAAATGACATGTAGGcttctggctctctctctttctctctctctctctctatgcagcTCCAGATGATATTTACAGCCTAACAGCGCCCCCCAGTGACAGCACTAGAGAGAGGAATGCTCCAGCATTCACAGAGAATGAATAAACtcatagaaaaaagaaagaaaggacGTTGAGGGCAAGACATGGCCTTTGAGGGAATAGCTTTTTAAAAACAACAAATCAGCTATTATTTGAACAAGGACAGTTGCAACACATCAATAGACTAATTCCTCTTCCTtaaataaagagagaaaaagacaggaaagaaagaaggaaagagcaGAAAAAGACAGGAAAGAACAAAGGAAAGAGCAGAAAGAAGGTAAGGGCAGAAAGAAGGAAAGAGCAGAAAGGTAAGAGCAGAAAGAAGGAAAGAGCAGAAAGAAGGAAAGAGCAGAAAGAAGGAAAGAGCAGAAAGAAGGAAAGAGCAGAAAGAAGGAAAGAGCAGAAAGAAGGAAAGAGCAGAAAAAGGAAAGAGCAGAAAGAAGGAAAGAGCAGAAAGAAGGAAAGAGCAGAAAGAAGGTAAGAGCAGAAAGAAGGTAAGAGCAGAAAGAAGGTAAGAGCAGAAAGAAGGTAAGAGCAGAAAGAAGGAAAGAGCAGAAAGAGGAAATGAATGGAGAGAAATTAGAGGTaatgagagg
Proteins encoded in this region:
- the LOC135534732 gene encoding lysosomal cobalamin transport escort protein LMBD1-like (The sequence of the model RefSeq protein was modified relative to this genomic sequence to represent the inferred CDS: added 70 bases not found in genome assembly) translates to MSVLPLNLIKGTRSVVYERLENTEDIEEVEHQMEKIKAKCEDGRPLSSRDRRNLQEFEDKLQVLQRRGRHLEIAESHCCTKVGSALRPLKILLGIFFILVALLFVVALFISNLDKALHSAGISSGFMVFGTNLTNPLNELLLTLQPVFPLDYVLITVITMYFVFTSMAG